Proteins encoded together in one Colius striatus isolate bColStr4 chromosome 3, bColStr4.1.hap1, whole genome shotgun sequence window:
- the CCP110 gene encoding centriolar coiled-coil protein of 110 kDa isoform X1, with translation MAISVFSGASCAPPRCAMQAAAPRGCRTRRAFSAGAGSRLKARSARNSPAVSRQASAGLRLIASSAPSTAVRALSSLVNMKMEDYEIFCKKHLSRIQNEAIKRESSFTLQHKNISLIQFHGVPVLSPLLSLEKKKEIQQYKQKALDLETWRQNSRKRALLNRVQEILENVQIRRGPSVRDVNAQEAENTCPDSDSKASTDFTALPDANSSCSPERHSSTEPEKILELMPSGTTGKVTSNVTEVVKAAEESISSKQSESCFSKDILCRRAASPDNVHNRLASCALQKQEGLGGSLSDEEVQDPYVMSLQNLMKKSREYLEKEQTKRSSKSTSKRSMSESHSDKENDGAKTADSVKERAKLTGRSCTALTPDKPSLNKSNTLLQGASTHANNTSVSALSSFSKVDIPMRVGTPPLVDSDSDEEFKRTCVFDRDSSIVRSLTGSYARLPSPEPSMSPKMPRRRLRPLSMGHIVINNPVNAYELSPKGKGRAMDLIMQDIADKNNVSESVPKFMVDFTMVCPSRVPGVNRNSSGPCDGLGVGKPNRHSFGHLESKGMVSATVEGQVVRDSRGPYKVDASPNVVAPKLNEPFAISQSTVTQKLLPGNETKPSSLLENIKCNSPVELNKSYDVENPSPLLMKSKNMQMDTPSVSPANGHFIESSFEKVKRRLDLDTDNCQKEISSCVLTVGMEEQEKQWLQEQKYPVGSVYVTKNTAADSMAKEDILKTKMLAFEEMKKRLEEQHAQQLSILIAEQEREQEKLQKELEEQERKLKGKKIATTEIEISKVNINSTMELEWRKKSESGLLESVQSQLETVHNANSTSIGFTHTTPQNTFASSETSFFLWGPSGSGVIKTSVSRPSNRIKTRWTQVFSPEIQMKFDKITAVAKGFLTRRLLQTEKLKHLKQTVKDTMEFIKNFQSETPLKRESVSAQDASLHERVMAQLRAALYDIHDIFFAMEASERMNILRHDREVRKEKMLRQMDKVKSPRERVTLSTATQKSLDRKKYMKASEMGMPSKKIIIKQKTPESRVLQPNQGQNAPVHRLLCRQGTPKTSVKGVEQTRRKASENRVSNKAVSGAYAGRTQRKKPNVVTI, from the exons ATGGCCATCAGCGTGTTCTCGGGCGCGTCGTGCGCGCCGCCGCGGTGTGCGATGCAGGCGGCGGCGCCGCGGGGCTGCAGGACGCGCCGCGCCTTCTCGGCCGGGGCGGGATCCAGGCTGAAGGCTCGCAGCGCCAGGAACAGTCCGGCTGTCAGCAGGCAGGCCAGCGCCGGGCTGCGGCTTATTGCCAGCAGCGCGCCCAGCACCGCCGTCAGGGCGCTCAGCAG CTTAGTTAACATGAAGATGGAGGACTATGAAATATTCTGTAAGAAGCATCTTTCCAGAATCCAAAATGAagcaataaaaagagaaagctctTTCACTCTTCAGCACAAAAACATCTCCCTCATTCAATTCCATGGAGTTCCCGTGCTTTCCCCTCTG CTTAgccttgagaagaaaaaagaaatacagcaatATAAACAGAAAGCACTGGACCTAGAGACCTGGAGACAGAACTCTCGAAAAAGAGCTTTGTTGAATCGTGTTCAGGAGATTCTAGAAAATGTTCAG ATCAGGAGAGGACCAAGTGTGAGGGATGTGAATGCACAGGAGGCTGAGAATACTTGCCCTGATTCAGATTCAAAAGCATCGACTGACTTCACAGCTCTCCCGGATGCCAATTCGTCATGTTCTCCTGAAAGGCATAGTTCCACAGAGCCTGAAAAGATACTAGAACTTATGCCATCAGGTACTACTGGGAAGGTGACATCAAATGTGACAGAAGTAGttaaagcagcagaagaaagtatttcttcaaagcaaagtgagagctgCTTCTCAAAAGACATCCTGTGTCGAAGGGCTGCGTCTCCTGACAATGTGCATAACAGGCTTGCATCATGTGCTCTGCAAAAACAAGAGGGATTAGGGGGGTCGCTGTCAGACGAGGAAGTCCAAGATCCATATGTAATGAGTCTTCAGAACCTGATGAAGAAATCTAGGGAGTACCTAGAGAAAGAGCAAACCAAGCGTAGCTCAAAAAGTACTTCGAAGAGGAGTATGAGCGAAAGTCATTCGGATAAAGAAAATGATGGCGCTAAAACAGCTGACTCTGtgaaagaaagagcaaagctTACAGGCAGAAGTTGCACTGCTCTGACTCCTGATAAACCTAGTCTTAATAAATCAAATACCCTTCTCCAGGGTGCCTCTACTCATGCAAATAACACAAGCGTGTCCGCTTTGTCCAGTTTTTCTAAAGTGGACATACCTATGAGAGTTGGAACACCTCCTTTGGTGGATTCGGATTCAGATGAAGAGTTTAAAAGGACTTGTGTGTTTGACCGTGACAGTAGCATTGTCAGGAGCCTCACAGGCTCTTACGCCAGGCTGCCGAGCCCGGAGCCAAGCATGAGCCCTAAAATGCCCCGGCGGCGCCTGAGACCTCTGTCAATGGGACACATCGTGATCAACAACCCGGTGAACGCCTACGAGTTAAGCCCTAAAGGCAAGGGCAGAGCGATGGATTTAATCATGCAGGATATCGCAGATAAAAACAACGTATCTGAATCAGTGCCAAAGTTCATGGTAGACTTCACTATGGTTTGCCCTAGCAGAGTTCCTGGTGTCAACAGGAATTCTTCGGGCCCTTGTGATGGGTTGGGGGTTGGCAAACCGAATCGCCATTCCTTTGGGCACTTAGAAAGCAAAGGAATGGTGTCGGCCACAGTGGAAGGACAGGTAGTGAGGGACAGCAGAGGGCCGTACAAGGTAGACGCTAGTCCTAATGTTGTAGCTCCGAAATTGAATGAGCCGTTTGCCATCAGTCAGTCTACAGTAACACAGAAGCTCCTGCCTGGGAATGAAACCAAACCATCTAGTTTGCTGGAAAACATTAAATGTAACTCCCCAGTAGAACTCAATAAATCTTACGATGTAGAAAACCCATCCCCACTCCTAATGAAGAGCAAGAATATGCAGATGGACACTCCAAGTGTTTCCCCAGCAAATGGGCATTTTATAGAGAGTAGTTTTGAAAAGGTAAAACGTAGACTTGATTTGGACACTGACAACTGCCAAAAAGAAATCAGTTCCTGTGTTCTAACAGTTGGAATGGAAGAACAAGAGAAGCAGTGGCTGCAGGAACAGAAATATCCCGTGGGATCAGTTTACGTGACCAAGAACACAGCCGCTGATAGTATGGCAAAAG aagatattttaaaaacaaaaatgttggCCTTTGAAGAAATGAAGAAGAGACTTGAAGAACAGCATGCACAGCAACTGTCGATTCTGATAGCTGAACAAGAGAGAGAACAGGAGAAACTGCAGAAG GAACTAGAAGAGCAGGAGAGAAAgttgaaaggaaagaagattGCTACGACAGAAATAGAAATTTCCAAAGTGAATATTAACAGTACAATGGAGCtggagtggaggaaaaaaagtgaaagtggCTTGCTGGAAAGTGTGCAGTCTCAACTGGAGACAGTCCATAATGCAAACTCTACAAGCATTG GTTTCACACATACTACACCACAGAACACCTTTGCTTCAAGTGAAACTTCATTCTTTCTCTGGGGACCATCAGGTAGTGGCGTTATAAAAACTTCAGTATCTAGGCCGAGTAACAGGATCAAAACCAGGTGGACTcag GTTTTCAGTCCAGAGATACAAATGAAGTTTGATAAGATCACTGCTGTGGCAAAAGGGTTTCTCACTCGTAGACTCCTTCAGACAGAGAAACTGAAACATCTTAAGCAAACTGTAAAA GATACTATGGAGTTCATAAAAAATTTTCAGTCTGAAACCccattaaaaagagaaagtgttTCAGCACAAGATGCATCTCTTCATGAAAGAGTAATGGCTCAG CTGCGAGCAGCTCTGTATGACATCCATGACATCTTTTTTGCAATGGAGGCATCGGAAAGAATGAACATTCTGCGTCACGATCGTGAAGTTCGTAAAGAGAAGATGCTCAGGCAAATG gATAAAGTCAAGAGCCCAAGAGAGAGAGTGACGCTTTCAACAGCCACACAGAAATCTCTGGACAGGAAAAAGTACATGAA ggcTTCAGAAATGGGAATGccaagtaaaaaaataatcatcaaacaaaaaactccTGAAAGCCG TGTGCTTCAACCAAATCAAGGACAGAATGCCCCAGTTCATAGACTACTTTGCAGACAAGG AACCCCTAAGACCTCAGTGAAGGGGGTTGAGCAAACTAGAAGGAAGGCCTCAGAGAACAGAGTGTCTAACAAGGCTGTTTCAG gAGCATATGCAGGAAGAACCCAAAGAAAGAAGCCAAATGTTGTGACAATTTAA
- the CCP110 gene encoding centriolar coiled-coil protein of 110 kDa isoform X3, with amino-acid sequence MAISVFSGASCAPPRCAMQAAAPRGCRTRRAFSAGAGSRLKARSARNSPAVSRQASAGLRLIASSAPSTAVRALSSLVNMKMEDYEIFCKKHLSRIQNEAIKRESSFTLQHKNISLIQFHGVPVLSPLLSLEKKKEIQQYKQKALDLETWRQNSRKRALLNRVQEILENVQIRRGPSVRDVNAQEAENTCPDSDSKASTDFTALPDANSSCSPERHSSTEPEKILELMPSGTTGKVTSNVTEVVKAAEESISSKQSESCFSKDILCRRAASPDNVHNRLASCALQKQEGLGGSLSDEEVQDPYVMSLQNLMKKSREYLEKEQTKRSSKSTSKRSMSESHSDKENDGAKTADSVKERAKLTGRSCTALTPDKPSLNKSNTLLQGASTHANNTSVSALSSFSKVDIPMRVGTPPLVDSDSDEEFKRTCVFDRDSSIVRSLTGSYARLPSPEPSMSPKMPRRRLRPLSMGHIVINNPVNAYELSPKGKGRAMDLIMQDIADKNNVSESVPKFMVDFTMVCPSRVPGVNRNSSGPCDGLGVGKPNRHSFGHLESKGMVSATVEGQVVRDSRGPYKVDASPNVVAPKLNEPFAISQSTVTQKLLPGNETKPSSLLENIKCNSPVELNKSYDVENPSPLLMKSKNMQMDTPSVSPANGHFIESSFEKVKRRLDLDTDNCQKEISSCVLTVGMEEQEKQWLQEQKYPVGSVYVTKNTAADSMAKEDILKTKMLAFEEMKKRLEEQHAQQLSILIAEQEREQEKLQKELEEQERKLKGKKIATTEIEISKVNINSTMELEWRKKSESGLLESVQSQLETVHNANSTSIGFTHTTPQNTFASSETSFFLWGPSGSGVIKTSVSRPSNRIKTRWTQVFSPEIQMKFDKITAVAKGFLTRRLLQTEKLKHLKQTVKDTMEFIKNFQSETPLKRESVSAQDASLHERVMAQLRAALYDIHDIFFAMEASERMNILRHDREVRKEKMLRQMDKVKSPRERVTLSTATQKSLDRKKYMKASEMGMPSKKIIIKQKTPESRVLQPNQGQNAPVHRLLCRQGSICRKNPKKEAKCCDNLRRQHSLG; translated from the exons ATGGCCATCAGCGTGTTCTCGGGCGCGTCGTGCGCGCCGCCGCGGTGTGCGATGCAGGCGGCGGCGCCGCGGGGCTGCAGGACGCGCCGCGCCTTCTCGGCCGGGGCGGGATCCAGGCTGAAGGCTCGCAGCGCCAGGAACAGTCCGGCTGTCAGCAGGCAGGCCAGCGCCGGGCTGCGGCTTATTGCCAGCAGCGCGCCCAGCACCGCCGTCAGGGCGCTCAGCAG CTTAGTTAACATGAAGATGGAGGACTATGAAATATTCTGTAAGAAGCATCTTTCCAGAATCCAAAATGAagcaataaaaagagaaagctctTTCACTCTTCAGCACAAAAACATCTCCCTCATTCAATTCCATGGAGTTCCCGTGCTTTCCCCTCTG CTTAgccttgagaagaaaaaagaaatacagcaatATAAACAGAAAGCACTGGACCTAGAGACCTGGAGACAGAACTCTCGAAAAAGAGCTTTGTTGAATCGTGTTCAGGAGATTCTAGAAAATGTTCAG ATCAGGAGAGGACCAAGTGTGAGGGATGTGAATGCACAGGAGGCTGAGAATACTTGCCCTGATTCAGATTCAAAAGCATCGACTGACTTCACAGCTCTCCCGGATGCCAATTCGTCATGTTCTCCTGAAAGGCATAGTTCCACAGAGCCTGAAAAGATACTAGAACTTATGCCATCAGGTACTACTGGGAAGGTGACATCAAATGTGACAGAAGTAGttaaagcagcagaagaaagtatttcttcaaagcaaagtgagagctgCTTCTCAAAAGACATCCTGTGTCGAAGGGCTGCGTCTCCTGACAATGTGCATAACAGGCTTGCATCATGTGCTCTGCAAAAACAAGAGGGATTAGGGGGGTCGCTGTCAGACGAGGAAGTCCAAGATCCATATGTAATGAGTCTTCAGAACCTGATGAAGAAATCTAGGGAGTACCTAGAGAAAGAGCAAACCAAGCGTAGCTCAAAAAGTACTTCGAAGAGGAGTATGAGCGAAAGTCATTCGGATAAAGAAAATGATGGCGCTAAAACAGCTGACTCTGtgaaagaaagagcaaagctTACAGGCAGAAGTTGCACTGCTCTGACTCCTGATAAACCTAGTCTTAATAAATCAAATACCCTTCTCCAGGGTGCCTCTACTCATGCAAATAACACAAGCGTGTCCGCTTTGTCCAGTTTTTCTAAAGTGGACATACCTATGAGAGTTGGAACACCTCCTTTGGTGGATTCGGATTCAGATGAAGAGTTTAAAAGGACTTGTGTGTTTGACCGTGACAGTAGCATTGTCAGGAGCCTCACAGGCTCTTACGCCAGGCTGCCGAGCCCGGAGCCAAGCATGAGCCCTAAAATGCCCCGGCGGCGCCTGAGACCTCTGTCAATGGGACACATCGTGATCAACAACCCGGTGAACGCCTACGAGTTAAGCCCTAAAGGCAAGGGCAGAGCGATGGATTTAATCATGCAGGATATCGCAGATAAAAACAACGTATCTGAATCAGTGCCAAAGTTCATGGTAGACTTCACTATGGTTTGCCCTAGCAGAGTTCCTGGTGTCAACAGGAATTCTTCGGGCCCTTGTGATGGGTTGGGGGTTGGCAAACCGAATCGCCATTCCTTTGGGCACTTAGAAAGCAAAGGAATGGTGTCGGCCACAGTGGAAGGACAGGTAGTGAGGGACAGCAGAGGGCCGTACAAGGTAGACGCTAGTCCTAATGTTGTAGCTCCGAAATTGAATGAGCCGTTTGCCATCAGTCAGTCTACAGTAACACAGAAGCTCCTGCCTGGGAATGAAACCAAACCATCTAGTTTGCTGGAAAACATTAAATGTAACTCCCCAGTAGAACTCAATAAATCTTACGATGTAGAAAACCCATCCCCACTCCTAATGAAGAGCAAGAATATGCAGATGGACACTCCAAGTGTTTCCCCAGCAAATGGGCATTTTATAGAGAGTAGTTTTGAAAAGGTAAAACGTAGACTTGATTTGGACACTGACAACTGCCAAAAAGAAATCAGTTCCTGTGTTCTAACAGTTGGAATGGAAGAACAAGAGAAGCAGTGGCTGCAGGAACAGAAATATCCCGTGGGATCAGTTTACGTGACCAAGAACACAGCCGCTGATAGTATGGCAAAAG aagatattttaaaaacaaaaatgttggCCTTTGAAGAAATGAAGAAGAGACTTGAAGAACAGCATGCACAGCAACTGTCGATTCTGATAGCTGAACAAGAGAGAGAACAGGAGAAACTGCAGAAG GAACTAGAAGAGCAGGAGAGAAAgttgaaaggaaagaagattGCTACGACAGAAATAGAAATTTCCAAAGTGAATATTAACAGTACAATGGAGCtggagtggaggaaaaaaagtgaaagtggCTTGCTGGAAAGTGTGCAGTCTCAACTGGAGACAGTCCATAATGCAAACTCTACAAGCATTG GTTTCACACATACTACACCACAGAACACCTTTGCTTCAAGTGAAACTTCATTCTTTCTCTGGGGACCATCAGGTAGTGGCGTTATAAAAACTTCAGTATCTAGGCCGAGTAACAGGATCAAAACCAGGTGGACTcag GTTTTCAGTCCAGAGATACAAATGAAGTTTGATAAGATCACTGCTGTGGCAAAAGGGTTTCTCACTCGTAGACTCCTTCAGACAGAGAAACTGAAACATCTTAAGCAAACTGTAAAA GATACTATGGAGTTCATAAAAAATTTTCAGTCTGAAACCccattaaaaagagaaagtgttTCAGCACAAGATGCATCTCTTCATGAAAGAGTAATGGCTCAG CTGCGAGCAGCTCTGTATGACATCCATGACATCTTTTTTGCAATGGAGGCATCGGAAAGAATGAACATTCTGCGTCACGATCGTGAAGTTCGTAAAGAGAAGATGCTCAGGCAAATG gATAAAGTCAAGAGCCCAAGAGAGAGAGTGACGCTTTCAACAGCCACACAGAAATCTCTGGACAGGAAAAAGTACATGAA ggcTTCAGAAATGGGAATGccaagtaaaaaaataatcatcaaacaaaaaactccTGAAAGCCG TGTGCTTCAACCAAATCAAGGACAGAATGCCCCAGTTCATAGACTACTTTGCAGACAAGG gAGCATATGCAGGAAGAACCCAAAGAAAGAAGCCAAATGTTGTGACAATTTAAGAAGACAACACTCACTAGGATAA
- the CCP110 gene encoding centriolar coiled-coil protein of 110 kDa isoform X2 has product MAISVFSGASCAPPRCAMQAAAPRGCRTRRAFSAGAGSRLKARSARNSPAVSRQASAGLRLIASSAPSTAVRALSSLVNMKMEDYEIFCKKHLSRIQNEAIKRESSFTLQHKNISLIQFHGVPVLSPLLSLEKKKEIQQYKQKALDLETWRQNSRKRALLNRVQEILENVQIRRGPSVRDVNAQEAENTCPDSDSKASTDFTALPDANSSCSPERHSSTEPEKILELMPSGTTGKVTSNVTEVVKAAEESISSKQSESCFSKDILCRRAASPDNVHNRLASCALQKQEGLGGSLSDEEVQDPYVMSLQNLMKKSREYLEKEQTKRSSKSTSKRSMSESHSDKENDGAKTADSVKERAKLTGRSCTALTPDKPSLNKSNTLLQGASTHANNTSVSALSSFSKVDIPMRVGTPPLVDSDSDEEFKRTCVFDRDSSIVRSLTGSYARLPSPEPSMSPKMPRRRLRPLSMGHIVINNPVNAYELSPKGKGRAMDLIMQDIADKNNVSESVPKFMVDFTMVCPSRVPGVNRNSSGPCDGLGVGKPNRHSFGHLESKGMVSATVEGQVVRDSRGPYKVDASPNVVAPKLNEPFAISQSTVTQKLLPGNETKPSSLLENIKCNSPVELNKSYDVENPSPLLMKSKNMQMDTPSVSPANGHFIESSFEKVKRRLDLDTDNCQKEISSCVLTVGMEEQEKQWLQEQKYPVGSVYVTKNTAADSMAKDILKTKMLAFEEMKKRLEEQHAQQLSILIAEQEREQEKLQKELEEQERKLKGKKIATTEIEISKVNINSTMELEWRKKSESGLLESVQSQLETVHNANSTSIGFTHTTPQNTFASSETSFFLWGPSGSGVIKTSVSRPSNRIKTRWTQVFSPEIQMKFDKITAVAKGFLTRRLLQTEKLKHLKQTVKDTMEFIKNFQSETPLKRESVSAQDASLHERVMAQLRAALYDIHDIFFAMEASERMNILRHDREVRKEKMLRQMDKVKSPRERVTLSTATQKSLDRKKYMKASEMGMPSKKIIIKQKTPESRVLQPNQGQNAPVHRLLCRQGTPKTSVKGVEQTRRKASENRVSNKAVSGAYAGRTQRKKPNVVTI; this is encoded by the exons ATGGCCATCAGCGTGTTCTCGGGCGCGTCGTGCGCGCCGCCGCGGTGTGCGATGCAGGCGGCGGCGCCGCGGGGCTGCAGGACGCGCCGCGCCTTCTCGGCCGGGGCGGGATCCAGGCTGAAGGCTCGCAGCGCCAGGAACAGTCCGGCTGTCAGCAGGCAGGCCAGCGCCGGGCTGCGGCTTATTGCCAGCAGCGCGCCCAGCACCGCCGTCAGGGCGCTCAGCAG CTTAGTTAACATGAAGATGGAGGACTATGAAATATTCTGTAAGAAGCATCTTTCCAGAATCCAAAATGAagcaataaaaagagaaagctctTTCACTCTTCAGCACAAAAACATCTCCCTCATTCAATTCCATGGAGTTCCCGTGCTTTCCCCTCTG CTTAgccttgagaagaaaaaagaaatacagcaatATAAACAGAAAGCACTGGACCTAGAGACCTGGAGACAGAACTCTCGAAAAAGAGCTTTGTTGAATCGTGTTCAGGAGATTCTAGAAAATGTTCAG ATCAGGAGAGGACCAAGTGTGAGGGATGTGAATGCACAGGAGGCTGAGAATACTTGCCCTGATTCAGATTCAAAAGCATCGACTGACTTCACAGCTCTCCCGGATGCCAATTCGTCATGTTCTCCTGAAAGGCATAGTTCCACAGAGCCTGAAAAGATACTAGAACTTATGCCATCAGGTACTACTGGGAAGGTGACATCAAATGTGACAGAAGTAGttaaagcagcagaagaaagtatttcttcaaagcaaagtgagagctgCTTCTCAAAAGACATCCTGTGTCGAAGGGCTGCGTCTCCTGACAATGTGCATAACAGGCTTGCATCATGTGCTCTGCAAAAACAAGAGGGATTAGGGGGGTCGCTGTCAGACGAGGAAGTCCAAGATCCATATGTAATGAGTCTTCAGAACCTGATGAAGAAATCTAGGGAGTACCTAGAGAAAGAGCAAACCAAGCGTAGCTCAAAAAGTACTTCGAAGAGGAGTATGAGCGAAAGTCATTCGGATAAAGAAAATGATGGCGCTAAAACAGCTGACTCTGtgaaagaaagagcaaagctTACAGGCAGAAGTTGCACTGCTCTGACTCCTGATAAACCTAGTCTTAATAAATCAAATACCCTTCTCCAGGGTGCCTCTACTCATGCAAATAACACAAGCGTGTCCGCTTTGTCCAGTTTTTCTAAAGTGGACATACCTATGAGAGTTGGAACACCTCCTTTGGTGGATTCGGATTCAGATGAAGAGTTTAAAAGGACTTGTGTGTTTGACCGTGACAGTAGCATTGTCAGGAGCCTCACAGGCTCTTACGCCAGGCTGCCGAGCCCGGAGCCAAGCATGAGCCCTAAAATGCCCCGGCGGCGCCTGAGACCTCTGTCAATGGGACACATCGTGATCAACAACCCGGTGAACGCCTACGAGTTAAGCCCTAAAGGCAAGGGCAGAGCGATGGATTTAATCATGCAGGATATCGCAGATAAAAACAACGTATCTGAATCAGTGCCAAAGTTCATGGTAGACTTCACTATGGTTTGCCCTAGCAGAGTTCCTGGTGTCAACAGGAATTCTTCGGGCCCTTGTGATGGGTTGGGGGTTGGCAAACCGAATCGCCATTCCTTTGGGCACTTAGAAAGCAAAGGAATGGTGTCGGCCACAGTGGAAGGACAGGTAGTGAGGGACAGCAGAGGGCCGTACAAGGTAGACGCTAGTCCTAATGTTGTAGCTCCGAAATTGAATGAGCCGTTTGCCATCAGTCAGTCTACAGTAACACAGAAGCTCCTGCCTGGGAATGAAACCAAACCATCTAGTTTGCTGGAAAACATTAAATGTAACTCCCCAGTAGAACTCAATAAATCTTACGATGTAGAAAACCCATCCCCACTCCTAATGAAGAGCAAGAATATGCAGATGGACACTCCAAGTGTTTCCCCAGCAAATGGGCATTTTATAGAGAGTAGTTTTGAAAAGGTAAAACGTAGACTTGATTTGGACACTGACAACTGCCAAAAAGAAATCAGTTCCTGTGTTCTAACAGTTGGAATGGAAGAACAAGAGAAGCAGTGGCTGCAGGAACAGAAATATCCCGTGGGATCAGTTTACGTGACCAAGAACACAGCCGCTGATAGTATGGCAAAAG atattttaaaaacaaaaatgttggCCTTTGAAGAAATGAAGAAGAGACTTGAAGAACAGCATGCACAGCAACTGTCGATTCTGATAGCTGAACAAGAGAGAGAACAGGAGAAACTGCAGAAG GAACTAGAAGAGCAGGAGAGAAAgttgaaaggaaagaagattGCTACGACAGAAATAGAAATTTCCAAAGTGAATATTAACAGTACAATGGAGCtggagtggaggaaaaaaagtgaaagtggCTTGCTGGAAAGTGTGCAGTCTCAACTGGAGACAGTCCATAATGCAAACTCTACAAGCATTG GTTTCACACATACTACACCACAGAACACCTTTGCTTCAAGTGAAACTTCATTCTTTCTCTGGGGACCATCAGGTAGTGGCGTTATAAAAACTTCAGTATCTAGGCCGAGTAACAGGATCAAAACCAGGTGGACTcag GTTTTCAGTCCAGAGATACAAATGAAGTTTGATAAGATCACTGCTGTGGCAAAAGGGTTTCTCACTCGTAGACTCCTTCAGACAGAGAAACTGAAACATCTTAAGCAAACTGTAAAA GATACTATGGAGTTCATAAAAAATTTTCAGTCTGAAACCccattaaaaagagaaagtgttTCAGCACAAGATGCATCTCTTCATGAAAGAGTAATGGCTCAG CTGCGAGCAGCTCTGTATGACATCCATGACATCTTTTTTGCAATGGAGGCATCGGAAAGAATGAACATTCTGCGTCACGATCGTGAAGTTCGTAAAGAGAAGATGCTCAGGCAAATG gATAAAGTCAAGAGCCCAAGAGAGAGAGTGACGCTTTCAACAGCCACACAGAAATCTCTGGACAGGAAAAAGTACATGAA ggcTTCAGAAATGGGAATGccaagtaaaaaaataatcatcaaacaaaaaactccTGAAAGCCG TGTGCTTCAACCAAATCAAGGACAGAATGCCCCAGTTCATAGACTACTTTGCAGACAAGG AACCCCTAAGACCTCAGTGAAGGGGGTTGAGCAAACTAGAAGGAAGGCCTCAGAGAACAGAGTGTCTAACAAGGCTGTTTCAG gAGCATATGCAGGAAGAACCCAAAGAAAGAAGCCAAATGTTGTGACAATTTAA